The DNA region CACGTTCGATCCGTTTCACTGCATTTCGGTGCAGCTGCCGCAGTTGACGCTGCAGCCGGTGCTGGTGCGGGTGATTTACGCCTCGCAGCAACCGAAGCAGGTCCAGCTGGGGCTGGGGGTGCCACACGGATCGCTGGTCGAGGGGTTGCGGGAGCAGCTGCATGCCGACACGGGTATTGCCGGAGAGCGGATGATTTTGGCGGAGATTTGCGAGAGCGGGTTCAATCGGGTTTATTGTGATTCGCATTTGGTGGCTTCGGTCGGGGACGGGGACGGTACGGTGTACTGCATTGAGAGTCCGGTGGTGGGTGAGGGAATGACCCAGATTGTGCTGTGTATTAGTAACGCGAGGCGGGACGTTGGGAGTGGCGAGGTGCGACGGTTTGGGACGCCTTTCTGTTTGGTGGTAAGTCGGGATGTGTCGTACGTGGAGTTGCAGAAGCTGCTGTTGAAGGAGATGAGTGGGATTTTGAAGTCGGAGGTGTTTGCGTTTAGCACACCGGTGCAGGAGATGTTCCGGATGCGGTTGCAAGATCCGTCGTGCGATGCGGATGCCTTTTTGGAGACGAGCGTTGAGCATCCACTTTTTACCGAGATGATTGATCTGGCGTTGTCGGTGCTGCCTACGGATGCTGGGCCGGCTCATGTGAAGCTACTGATTGAGTGGGTCAATCCGGAACGGTTCTTTAGCGATATGACCGATCCGTTTGTGGAGCACGAGAGCGTTAGCCAGATGAAAGACAAGATTCCGGCAAGTTCTTCGCTGACGCTGGAGCAGTGCCTCGAACATTACACCAAAGCTGAGACGCTTTCGGCGGAAGACGCCTGGCGATGTCCGCACTGTCAGAAGTATCTGCCGGTGGTGAAAACGCTCGGATTGTGGTCCCTGCCGGACATAATGGTGATTCACTTTAAACGTTTCCGCCAGCAACAACTGCGCGGAACTCAGGCTGCCAAACTGACCACGCTGGTCAAATTTCCCCTGCACGGGTTCGACATGACTCCTCATCTGGCACGAGAGCTAAATGCAGAGGCATCGACCGGTGGAACTAACGGTCCCACCGAGGACAATTGGAGCCCGTGGCGGAAAACGACCAAACGTAACCCGGTTCATCAACATTCCAACAATCAATTCCCGCACCACATGATGGACAATCGGTACGATCTGTACGCGGTCTGCTACCATCAGGGTGATACGCTTGAAACCGGACATTACACGGCGGCCTGTAAAAATCCGTACGATGCAAACTGGTATAAATTTGATGACCAGCGGGTGAACCAAGTTTCGTCGGATCGCATCCAGGAGGAAATCGTCAACAATGAGGCTTACATTCTATTCTACCAAAGACGCAAGATTGACGGATCGGAGTGTTCCGGGACGAGTTCCAGCTCCGGTGTTGACCACTGGGTCTCGCGAATCGCAGCTGCCCCACTGGGAGCGTCGGTCgtcgaaaaatcaaaagaagCGGTTCCCGTTGAGGTCACGCCACTTCCAGCGGTTGAAAGTCCCCCAGCCGTCGTGGCCGTTCCCAAAAAGGCCGAAATTGAAGAAACCACAATCATGCATTCCGAAAGTGAGAGCGAAATAAGCGAGGAAAAGACACCCGtcgaggagcagcagcagcctgCCGAAGTCGTCAGTGAAGAACCCAGTGCAAACGTGCAAACGGTCATCGTCGAGGTGGAAGCTCAAGTTCCGGTTGAATCGCCGGTAAAATCGTTGCCCACCACCCCAACCGAagaggaggaagaagaaagcaacaAGCCAATCCCAATGGAACAGTCCGAGGAGGAGTCCTCGATTGCGACCCTCACGGAGGAACCATCCTCGCCGGAACTGCCGGAGGAGCTGTCCACCACTACGACCACCTCGGACATGACCACAACGACCAGTGACACGACCACCACGCGGTCACCCGACTCGAGCAGTCGGTTCTCGTTGCCAACGTCGCACTCCCACTTCCAAGACATTCTGTGGCGGGACAACGCGGCCACAACCGTGTCGGAGTTTATCCAGCAGCACCAGCACCATCGGCCATCGTCATTCACGTACAAATCGTACGAATCGGACGCCGTCTCGATGATCCGCGGCGCCAACACGTGCAGCAAGGACACGCTGCTCTTCATCGACCAGCACCACCAGTCGCACGGAGGTGGACTGGACCGGGTCGTGCTCGATGACGAGTCGGACATGATGCCACCGCCGGGCAGCCGGGCCCTCTGGGTGAGTAGCAAGCAATTACGCAACGGCCGATAAGCCAACTTGCTAAACAATTGTCTCTCATTACAGATATCGCCAGTCACGCCGCATAAACTGATAACGGTCTCACCGAAGAACTAAAACAAAAAAGGTGTCTGTTTTAAGCGTATTTTTTATACAAAGCAAcaagatttcaaaaatctaaaaaaaaccaCAACCTCCCATCCACCAAAAAGCGAAACATTTGTACGATATTTGTGAGCGAGAGAAAGAAATCAATTACTATTATTACAATTACCAGCGGAAAAAATGAGAGGGCGCGCGCGAAAACAtgttgaaagttttgtttttttaattcgtttttATGTtatatataattttgtttttccgTAGAGAACATTCTACAcctaattattatttattaaagTAGTAACACCACAGAAACggagtttatataaaaaaaaactgctgggGAAGAAGGCGCGGTGACATTCCCCAGATTCAGAGTATTTATTGAAGTGTAGAGATTGTAATATTCTATAGAATGTTAGTCTTCGGGCGGCAGATAAAGAAGTCCCACTCTCCCCCTTCCTCCTTCTCCCGAACTATTTCCAGTCCACATTACAACAACACATTTAAGCAAGTTACGATTGAAACATTCTCATCctcttgaacaaaaaaaaaatctatgaaaaaaaaacacaaaaaaactcaccttcacacactcacacacattcTGTACCAATAAGAGCaattatgaaaacaaaaaaaaatcgtttatgtaaatttactattgaaaaaaaaaaagaaagaaagcgaAAAAGGTGTGTGTTTTCGGTAAGCACttcaaattaattaaacaaaaatctattACTTAGGAGCTAAGAAGCCGGGAAACAACGCCGTTGAATGATTCCGGGTTTTGCGGGTTTCAATTGGGGCGTTTTTGGCGACGTAAAATCGAGAACAATTTAAAGCACAAAGTGTATGCGCGGTTGGACGCCCCAATTGAAAGGCAAGTTCCGGACTGTGGAAGCTAAATATAGAGAAGCAGTTTGGTAGTGGAGGCAGCAGCGTTTAGTGTTTAGTAAGAGTGATAAAATCAGATACGAGATTTAAGCGTAGATATTCAAGAaaacatctaaaaaaatgaaacaaaaaaaaaacattaagcaTGCAGAAACAAGTACAATTTAATGTTAGTTATTTGATTGtaaaaagagaaaaataaaattataaattattagAGTATAAAATTGGAACCCGGTGTTGTTTTGAATACGCAGTTCTTCGAAATCCAAATTAAATTATTGTCGAATCAAATCGAAAAAGTGTTTCAGAACAagaaatagtttatttttattaaaaaaaaaaactttgtttcggAGCTATGACCAAAACAGCAATATTCTGTCGATTGTTAGTCTTAACAAAATGGTAAGTAAATATTCAATAATCAGAATCTtgggaaggaattttttaaCCGATTCGAtgtttttggcaaagttgtgtGTAATaagctgccgttctacgcataattgtcccatattcaaaaaagtgcaactgagaaaaacgcgattgaaatttttcgaccgatttctgtgattttacgcataattgtcccgtgggtccctattcatcctatgTGTCCCTAAACGCCCCAGTTAACAGTTTATTATATATTATattcttgctatacaacagataAACAAGACTCAATGTTTCGTGAAATTTATGATTCCGTggaagaaaatacttggtgggacaattatgcgtagaagtataCGTCAACCTAAACtgaaaaatgctaaaaagtcaaaatcgtcaaaaaacgaCATCGGACAAGTATGCGTAGAACAGCTGTAAGGacaatgtaaaaaatgtaactattttttttacaaaatttcgctgccggccagcacttaatagtttttcttatctttattttttcaaatttacatctgtcccgcccgtgtggatcaatcggaccgcgcactggactcacaatccagaggttgctggttcaaaTCCCGCGGCTGGCGCTccagcgccgtcgctccgtgccatactcaaacacttaggagcctaGGGCGGCGAAgttcttgtagttaaaaggaagacactagtggttggtactagcaatggtggccgacagctataaagtcaacttcgtttttacatctcaaacaaatctaaaaaatcttcaaaacagacaatttttcgagtatttatgTTAACGTTTGTGTATGGCCAATTGCCCAGATTGAGTAAttatctaaaattatttttttccaatattgtatttttttttatttggaataaACTTTGTTTATGCATTCTTTTTGTCAAAAAAGATATTtgcatacaaaaatacacaagtTATTATTTCCATAcaagaaaaaatccaaatatttttattaaataaaaatataaaaatagtcaaattttgatttttttttattcataaaaacttAATACGACATTTTTTTGTCATACTAGACATCTTTTGCGCTGTTTAGTATTGTGCAAATTCTGGTACCGGAGATAATATATAATACATATATTATTATGATAATGATCAatggtaaaataaaaaaaaaagaactgttTAAAAGCTAACTGTCGTAAATTTCCGAAATAAGTGTTTAAGGTtgtgaagatactaaaatatttgTAGCAAGAATCTTGGTGCGAAAGttttggttgatgtgcaccattAAAGCCCTTCAAATGTTTACTTagttttcccataatttcgctgccggccatcACACACATCACACGAAACTAGTTTTTCTGACCTTTATTTTCTCAAATCTACatcttaaataaatttaaaatgtcttcGAAAGATATAATATCTCGAGTATTGACAGTTTAGCACAGGCAATTGCCAAAATTGAGTTATTCTCTAGAATTTCATATTTGTAAAGTTTGTTCATGCATATTCCTTCTGTATTTGAGAGCAGATTTCctgatcgattttttttgcttgggAAGGTTGCAAGTTATGATTAGTCGTAACtgtccaaaataagtgtttatagccctttcaaaaagttacttaattaagggtgcacagcaaccaaggaagtcttcttattccaaaatttgcAAACTTATGTAGCCAATCCTGCAAAAATCTGATTGTAATAATAGGTAAATTTTGTTGTAGTGGACAGTTTCTAAAATATCTAAGTACttgttttgcgaaaaaaaaactttttgtgacaCTGGTACtggtaaatttcacaaaaatgcaagatttttttaaatgaacccAAACAAGCTGAAAATAATTAATAGCgtaggaaaatgcatttaaaaatgttttcagtggATAAAACATAtactttcattaaaatttttgaagaaatattttttgctttcgATCTTTCGACACATTTTGAAGgggagtgacataaactttgaaaaatttgcaaCGGTCGGTCTTTcaacgaaaaaacataaaaaatatattgtcaCTCGATATCCTTTAGAAAGCATTTAATTTCCCTGTCCAAAGTGTTACTTTTAAATATACAAAAACcacaattttcttaaaaatagtaTATTTTTACCACCCTAAACCGATCAAACCCGTGCGCAAGTCTCATTCACGTCTCACAACTCATTCATGAATAGTGCTCACAAACTCATTCACACTGTCAAAACACCGTTTTACTGCGCCTCTCTCACCACAAACTTGAGCGAGAGAAACCCCAATCCCATTCAAATGCCAGGCCAGGTGTGTTCTTTAATCTGTCAAAAGGTtcgcgagtgtgtgtgtgtttggagaCGTATGTTTACTACTCGCGTTTTCGCAATCCGTCCAAATTCGGCGCCTTCTCACCATTATCCCTCTCCTTCCCTCCTATAACAGTACCATGCGTGCGGACTTCAGTCCGCTTTGAGGTCCCAAAAGTAGGCCGGTGTGAGTGCGACcacgtgggtgtgtgtgtgtgtgtgcgagatGAGATATTTACTGCAGCGTCGAGACTCTCGAGAGCTGCCACAGCTGGAGAAGGTTATTCTTTCGTCGACGCTGACTGCGATTGGGTCAGTTTTTGACTCGTCCAAGTACGGTTTCACACGTGCATAGTTGCACGCGCGCGGGGGCCACAACACGCTACGCGTCAAGGACgtagcgtttttttttgtgctgttgGCAGAGCAACTGGGACCTTTAAACCGTTCAGAACCATTTTCTACGTGAGTGAGAAAGTGCCTTCCTGGAGCCGGAGAGAGCGGCGAAGAgagtgtttatttaaaaatcgatttggtGATAGTATAGTGACGTAGTTGTGGAAGGAATCACATGTGTGTTAAGAATATAAGGTTGAAGGGAAGAAAATTGCAGTATTAGAAGAACACAAGTACAATCTACTCTGGGCGAGAAGGGATTTTAGTGCACAAGTACAATCCAAGGGAGCTGCACAAACACAACACTGCCATCGTAATCGTCGTCGTAGATCGTGCGAGGAAGAAAAAGTGCACACAGAATAGTGTGTCCctaattaaatttaacatcaacaCAACGTCCGAAGACAACGACGACGGCGAAAAAACATGAACTCGAAGGTAAATCCTCGTGGGGCCGATTCCCGCAAATAGCACTCTGGTGCCGTTCGCGGAATTGGCCGCGCCACAGTTCGCGGTAGGCGTTCCGAGCGGAACCATCGATCTCGACTTTCAAGCTCTCAATGCTGACTCTGCTATCTACAATGAGTGCCTTTCTGTTTAATCTACTCCTGAAGCCTCCGTCCCCGGCCAACGGAGCAGCAGCCGGGGGAGTCAATCAGCCGTTCGTGCCGTACAACATCGACTGGATCTTCCCCAAGTTACGCCGTCCGTCGCGCCTCTGGCACATTGCCAGCACTGGAGTCATCGGCCTCGTCGGGTTCTTCTCAAAGATCGTGATCGGTGAGTGGCGGTGGTTCCATCAAGGTCACTAGTGTAGCGTTACATAAGCCAAGCCCCAGAAACAGGTCAAACCTCTTCGCAGACTTGCAGTGCAATCAGCCTAATTTGTCTGAACAAGCCTGGAACTATTCCGACCTTTCCGACTAGACCAATTACTGTGCTGTGAAGAAGGTTGCACAACTCCCAGTGAGCTCGCGGCATTGATTTGGCCAACCTTGTGGTGCGTTTTTCATAAGTGGTCTGTTTCTTATGctttcctctttttttttgtgtgagtcGAACCAGTCGGTCGGTCGATTCTCGTCGCGGCTCTTTTATTTGGGAATTTTACACGCACATCCGACGACGGCGACGGTATTCGGTGTGGCGCGAGTGTTTGTATGTAGATTAGCGTTGGTTGGGTAATGCTTCTGGCTGCCTTAGCTGAGACTTGTGGGGACTTTGTGGGACTGCATTGAGCTATGGCAAAAGGAGAAACGGAGCGTCGCGATGAATGGACTTTTGTGAACGTCAATGGACTTGAATTCGACGAATGAATTGATATGATTGACAAAGATCATTAATATCATatagacgtatccagtttgaaatggccgctaggtggccaatggtgttagaaatgacagctttcatgtatttgaatatgggagcttaggaaaactcaattttcaagcaataaaatgattatttatgataaaagtattgattgattaggtgcacaaaatgtgtctagaatattattaaaataaaaactgttcaaaaaatttgcaattgagataagtacaccattcgattcagcaggaattttgggcaccaaaaatatatagttttcatatgttaagtgttttattttagaagaaaattaacaaaaagtatgaaaatcgagacatttagtatgggagctgtcaaatctctcaccatcaaaaagcagcgttgagcttttgCTGGATTTGTCTATACTGTGTCACTGAAAAATCTTGGATCAAATTTGCTTGCTcgtataaaacaaaacaaaccttaTCAGAACTCAATTCTGTAGGCAGGCTAGTTATCAGAATAGCTTAATCCTCtacttttaaatatgttttgtctGTGTTCAGGAGCTCATCTTGTGCAATTTTTAGTCCACAAAAAGCTTAACTTGTTTTGATTATTGtctttttacaattatttttaacatttttgtttgcatttatctttgcagataattttcagaaatttgtatgaactTATCTCACACTCCAGAGCCATTCTCACTCTTGCTAAGGGTATTAAATCTGTTGAAATAACCCCCAATCAAGTtttggaagtattttttttctcagttcATATTTTGCCACGTTCTGTAAACATTGGGCTTCCAGAACACACTTCAAttgaaagaatttaattttGGTTCATTTCTGGCTAGAGCATAAACTTAACTTAACAAATTTAGATaatcaataattttgaaaaattcaaagaaaacaaGTGCCATAATTTAATTTCAGGCTTTTAAAAATGTAACGATACCCAAAACGTACTTAGTTGCGTTGAACCCAATTCTTGCAGAAAGTGACAGGATATTAACAAAGAAGAAAGTGACTTCCAAAATGAAGAGTTAAGCTTTTAACAAAAAAGTACGTTTATACTAGGCTGGGACAAAATACTGTTTACTTATTCTGACTCAAATATTTGCCAAAAGCACAGTTGAAGTGAACGAGTAATTTAACGGCAtgatatttataaaacaaaggttttatgaTGTTTGTGTCGTTtcgtttcaacattttttaacttcagcaaTTATTTCATTCCATACCCGTCTTGAATGACCGGCAACGTATCAACTCGCTCAAGAAGCAAGTTCTAGATGAAACACATTACAATTCTATCTCCTACTCTAATGGGAGCTTAtagtgcaaaaaaagttgaggGGAATAACCAGGTCGCAATGACTCGATTTAGGGAACATACGTCGCTAATACACAGTTTGAAGTTCGAAAATTAAGTATaccaatttaaaaatgcatttatctGGATGATTAATATGTGACTAGATATAGACTTAAATAACTTAAATACCATAACTTTTTACATCGTCGGATAGAtgattgaaagacctttccaacgaagatctggcaaccatttcccaagttatgaacacttaagagatatttatgtattttttaagccggatctaacTTACCTGTATGAAAAGTATGTCTTGATCAAACCaattgttggataggtattcaaaagaccttccaAACGAGTCTATAAgtttgaagttctggcaaccctgtcttatgTTATcatcacttaaatgatatttgtttacctttttattACCGGATTTAATGTATCTGTAGGAATacaatgtccggattcatcattcaACTGATTtgtggataggtaatcaaaagtgCTTTCAAGGACATTAAGTTTgcacatctggcaaccctgtctaaagTTAAGACTACTTAATAGatattatgtacttttttgaacccCTTTGGAGGCTAGCTATTAACTCTTTAAAAAAAGCGCGAAAAACCAAGTAACCTTattacaaaaaagaacaaagagtTAATGAAAATTGTATCTGCATCATTCATGTGACCCATTTTTAATTAAGGGTGGGGAAGGCATCATCCACGTAGGTGTTTATGTTAGTTTGTTTGTAATAAAGAAATCATATGGATTTGGAAACAAATTGAGTTTCATAAAACCATCGCAAATGTTAGAGATTCAGCTCTATAGTATACCGATGGAATCTATAACATCACTTTTAGTTTGTGAAGAAAAGTAAATCACTACGGAGCAGAAACTACCCGAAGGTGCACACAGTTGCTGGGTAAACCACTTCTATCCGATCGCGCAAGTTGTTACCGCTTGGTTGGACCGGTTTGCGGAATCGCGAACTAGAATGTGCACACTTTCATTGCACAAATTAAAactgttgaaaatatttatattgagaaaatttaaGGAAACTTAAGatgttaagaatttttgaaagattCAAGAAATAATTCTAAAGACTTTTTCTCAAACATTTTGAAGCGTAATTTTACCCCAACATCCTCAAACACTGTAGGACACGTGCTATTGCGGCTTCTGGCTCTGCCGTTTTGCCGTTATACATATGTAGTTTGTTAGTACGCTGCAACTTTACTTATCTCGTGGCTGTTTTCCGGTTTTGTCGTTGTGCAAGCGTAAAACGTGTTTTCGTGCTCAGTTTATGAATGTAGAGTaaatgttgttgttggtgttaCATGGgaatttgtttttcatttttaaaatttggatcaTTTTCTATCAAACAAATTTAAGGACAAGCTGAAAACCacaggttaaaaaaaaaactcgatctAGAATCGACCACCAGAAACAAGTAGTCGATATTTCTTTGTCCAGGCTTTGTGCCTCCCTCCCCATCATCAGATCAACCGACGTTGCAACCTTCATTAGGATCTTCCTGTTTCAGTCTCGGCGGCGTCAAGCTTACAGAGATCGTTTCTTGTTCGCGTGTTGAGCGGGTTGATGAGCTCTACTGCGTCGTAAGCATTTCCCTATCAAAGTCGGTGTGAATCAGAGTGCATCTTAGAGCAAGTCTGCGTCGTGTCTCTGCTCTTCATAACGAGATGACGCACGATATTAAGTTCGTGTGAGGTATAGTTTGAAACTGTAAAAACAGCTTCAAATATTGTAAACAACTAACAACCGCGATTTAATTGCACACGTCAAAGCCGCGGCTTAAGCCATGTGGCTCGATCGATGTATTGAACCAGTTAACTACGCACGTTTGTATTCGTTTTGTCTATGGGAAGAAATTGCAGTGCAGCACCACAAGTGCAGTAGTGCaacaaatacagaaaaaaaaacgcgcaAAAACCGCGACTAAGACCGACCAACCGCGAACGACGTTGGTTGGTGAGCACACGGCGAGAGAGTGACCCTGAAATGTGCGTTTGGCGgtcgtcagtcagtcagtcagtaatTCTTCACCCGTCGTTTGTTGTTCG from Culex quinquefasciatus strain JHB chromosome 3, VPISU_Cqui_1.0_pri_paternal, whole genome shotgun sequence includes:
- the LOC6031163 gene encoding ubiquitin carboxyl-terminal hydrolase 31 → MENAKNKDAQTKVDSSVPSSKSTGSSGGSKLKRAFSLSRNPFQSVVSGGRKATEKSGTMTNASGVATSEQNSINSGGGGGNGHEPKLQGSSGGTTTERKIFRRLSVKKFINRIAQQMTYVNLAGNHQKGGDRVPSAGPPANGFVWPADTTPGVIGLRNHGNTCFMNAVLQCLSHTDILAEYFVLDQYKADLKRRNKINAKKFGTKGELTEQLALVLKSLWTCKDAPEYSSSFKAVVDRYGSQFRSSTQHDAQEFLFWLLDKVHEDLNTASKRKYKTIKNNYGRSDEVIAAETLANHIRCNNSFVQAVFQAQFRSSLTCPRCHKQSNTFDPFHCISVQLPQLTLQPVLVRVIYASQQPKQVQLGLGVPHGSLVEGLREQLHADTGIAGERMILAEICESGFNRVYCDSHLVASVGDGDGTVYCIESPVVGEGMTQIVLCISNARRDVGSGEVRRFGTPFCLVVSRDVSYVELQKLLLKEMSGILKSEVFAFSTPVQEMFRMRLQDPSCDADAFLETSVEHPLFTEMIDLALSVLPTDAGPAHVKLLIEWVNPERFFSDMTDPFVEHESVSQMKDKIPASSSLTLEQCLEHYTKAETLSAEDAWRCPHCQKYLPVVKTLGLWSLPDIMVIHFKRFRQQQLRGTQAAKLTTLVKFPLHGFDMTPHLARELNAEASTGGTNGPTEDNWSPWRKTTKRNPVHQHSNNQFPHHMMDNRYDLYAVCYHQGDTLETGHYTAACKNPYDANWYKFDDQRVNQVSSDRIQEEIVNNEAYILFYQRRKIDGSECSGTSSSSGVDHWVSRIAAAPLGASVVEKSKEAVPVEVTPLPAVESPPAVVAVPKKAEIEETTIMHSESESEISEEKTPVEEQQQPAEVVSEEPSANVQTVIVEVEAQVPVESPVKSLPTTPTEEEEEESNKPIPMEQSEEESSIATLTEEPSSPELPEELSTTTTTSDMTTTTSDTTTTRSPDSSSRFSLPTSHSHFQDILWRDNAATTVSEFIQQHQHHRPSSFTYKSYESDAVSMIRGANTCSKDTLLFIDQHHQSHGGGLDRVVLDDESDMMPPPGSRALWISPVTPHKLITVSPKN